TGTTCACAATCACTTGATGATGCCTCTTGGCAGCATTTCTGGATGTTGGCCAATCAAACGAAGGTGTACCACACAGAGCCTCgaggaaatgtttaaacaaagagctaAAGAGCTGACAGCATGAAGTAAATACCAATATTTTTGGGGGAATTTGTCTCAGAATACAAAGATGAAACTGGAAATTagtatattttctctttttgaagACTTTTACATGATTAAGCTTTAGGCTTATTATGACAATTAATGTATTAATTTATCATGTAGTTCGTTTTTCCTTAACCACATTCTCCTTTTTTGTAGTGTTGAACTTTAAAATCTTGCTTTTGGTTCACTTGGTTGATTGATTTTTGTCTGTGACTATGTGGGTTTGTCAgtgaaattttaatttgaaaatgtgttactgtttaagaaaataaaataaaaaaaatctattaaaaaagaTTCAGTTGTGATTTCACAAGGTTGAAACAGACCGATTCACAACACGGCAATTAACTGTGACTCACAAATCCAACGTGACTGAAAACAACAGTTAATCTTTACTTTTATTGAATTAATAGACATCAATGCTTAATTTATTTGCACATCTTCAACACACCATAGAAGACCGGCTGTAAAAGGaccatcagtttgtttttaatgagggGACATGCACTGatgtacaaatacacacatgcatgtggacacacacacaacatattGTGCTTTGTTGAGATCCCGTCATTATGTTCATCTAaggcagaaactaaaaaaataattcccagtttgtttcagcaaacacacacacacctgcagaacAAGGCTAGAAAGATACGGTGTCACTGACGGCttgattttatgtttaactCGTCCCTGCTTTGTTTCAGACTGACACCTTAAGGTTATTTGTAGGTTTACTCTCCTGTTTCAAGACAAGATTGAAGATTCCCTGCTTCGCTGCAAGTCGGTCATAAACTATGGCACAAGGTTGTTTTAttccttctccttttctgtGTAAATGGCTGACACAAAAATCGCCGAGTACCCAGAAAGGGGTGATGTTATTGCTTCGCTGCTTCTCATGCACGCTGTAGTTTTCTAAAATGGATCTGTGCGGTGCACTGTCTGCTGTGTAATTGCATTTTCTACCCTAAAGTGAATATCAATGCTACTCTGTTGATGCTGGAGAATATCACACCTGACTATTTAGTTCTCGTGGCTGCGAGTGTACAACGGAGCAGATGCTACAGCAGCGATTAAGACTGAGCTGAGTGGGACTAAGACAAGATGTGTCCAAATAAAACTCTGGTGTCTAATtaacaaacacatccacacactcaCTCACGCACACAAGCTCCACTTTCCAGCTTGACCCATCCGTTACAGGGACTTTTGAGCGCCGAGGTGTCCCATCAATTCAGGATGTTGGACTTTACGAGCTGCTGGCACCAGCTTGGACTTGTCTGTGAAGATGGAAACACAAAGCATTCAGGACGGGTGTGTTTATGTATCGGTGACAGACTGTGGACACGCGGCCGTTTGTCTTCTATATGTGAACTTTAACATCTTTGTGGGCTTactctgttctgcttgttgccATCAGGTCGGTCCCCTGCAGAAAACTATTCATTCTTGAACGAAAGAAACAAATTGAGACGTTGTTAGAGGAGGATTTACTGTTGCAATATGCTTCAGCGCTCCGAATTTGAATGCTCGTGCAATTTATGATTCACAGCACAATTAGCCCGTCAGTGATTAGTGTGTGAAGTCTGCAGCtttggttttacatttattatcgGTGTAATAGATCTCTGTGCAATGAGGAGTGGCTCATTTATTTCACTGCGATGATAAATGAGATAAAAGCAATGCATTTAGCAtcctttgctactttttttttttctgtctctgcactGTAATTGGAACCAGAGCCAAATCAAATTGGTCCTCATCCAAGAGAAGTCTCTGATCTAAAAGTGAGACATCAGATAAACGAGCGCTCCAGCAGAGGATAAAGCTGAGGCCACTGCCTCCGCAGAGGAGGTAAAGAGAGGCAGAAGAGTCAACACTTACTTTGagttttctgctgcttccttcAGTTCCTTGTCGAGTCTAGAGGTGGGAGTTCAAATACTAAGATGAGTATGAAGTCATTAGGACATGTCAGGATTGGAAAGACTGTGGGCGGTGTTATGTTTAAGGGCTTAGAGGGACTCACTTAATGATGCATTCTGGGATCTGGACACAATCCATTGGAATAATTTCCTGCAGTTCATCCAAACTGTGCACATACTTAATCTTGCTGCTAAACTTGGCACTGTTGAAAGAGAAACATGCACATATTTTTGAAAGCGTAAGTGCAACAACATACACGTGTCAACATGAGATGGCACAGGGGACAAATAATAGTGGATTTTAGTGAATGTCCAAATATAACTTTTTGTTATTATCATTTGCTGCTTCATCTGCAGACTCATTATTAATTTTTAGTTGTATAAGTTATttgcgttttatttttttttaataaaaagaaattagaggttaaaataaagtttctaaTGAATCAAGAATAACTTTTGGTTCAACTGTTTTACTAAATGTCAGAAAGTTTTGCTTTCTGAGGCTGATAAAACTCTCATGTTACACATTTCTTGTCTGAAACATTAAGGGATTCACATTTTTGTCAGTTCAAAATTACAGTTCACCCTAATGCCACAGTAATACACTGCCTGAGCAAAGATCTTTCAGATCTttctcattgcaaagtatgaaagcaaacataaaaaaatgttatcctgaactatatcaaatgatgcagtttgcaaacgtttactccagtagtttttccagatatattggtatgcaattctgaaatgcaggtatgcactcacTGTAAACACAGCACTCGGCTGAATCCACTGAAAACCATGTGGAAGGTTCATGTGAATGACACATTAACTATCAATATGAGAataatattgtgcagattttgtttcttgctttattaattgtttttgtacagttttcaTGACTTTGTAATTAATATCTTTTAAAGTATTGTGTCCATGAGGCCATAcgggaaaagaaaaagcttcttGCAAGCATAAAGATTAGACACTGTGGCATTGAAAACAGACCATATAGTCTGAGTCCAGATGTCTTCCTGTTTCGCagtgatgggtgcatcagggtTGGAGGAGCAAAGAATGAAGCAATGCACTCATCACTCCTACCCTATACGGCTGCAGGAGCAGTGGTGTGATGTGGGGTTGCATAAGCTGGTCAGAGCTGGCTTCAAATGTATGTGCTCATAAAAAATAAGTTCATTTGAGTTTACTGAGTTTAGAGTTTTTTCGAtcaacagattttcttttccctgatgatgtgatgatgacaatgccaggactCATCAGGCTCAAATGaagaaagagtggttcagggagcattagacattattttcaaatattgattTTCCTCCAGAGTCCAGCACCGAAGCTCACTGAGAATCTTTACTATGTGCTGTAGAAGACTTTACACTGTCGTCTGACTCTCTCCTAACATCAATGCAGGATCTTTCTAAAAGATTTCATTCAaaactggatggaaataaatattGCTGATATATTTACCTGATAAACGGCTTGGTAATGGCTAGAATGGTCCTGATGAACCATGACGGATGGAGAATAATGAAGGATTTCAAATTCTTCCTGAGCCTGAACACAACACAATGCGTCACATGTTAGACGTGTTCGTGAAACAGGGCACATTTTCACTTTCAGCCCTGAAAGATGCAAGTTTTGAAGTAGTTCTCACATCCCAGAGAGAAGACAGACAGGACCCACCTTCTGTCGATCATCTGATAGCACTTCTTCAGCCAGCCAAGGCCAGGCATTCTTCTGTGGGGCGTGGCTCCATTCAGATACACGATCATGTAGTCTTCTGCCACCATCAGCTCGAGTGTGCTGATCACATAGCTGCAGACACATTCACAGTGTTGTTGTCATAAGTTACCCTGAGTTACATTCATTTCCTGGAAAGTTACCTTGACTTTAGAACAATATTTTAGAAAGAATTCAATGATTTACTTCACGGGTGCTTACATTTTATCTCCAAAAAGAGCTCGGGCTCATAAACAGATTTCTATCTGCACAGCATGTAAATCAAGCCTACATgcatatttcaataaaacagctGGAAGCTCAAAGGCTGCCAACTTGAGAACAAGTGGCATTTTTCTCAAAGTAATATACATGAAAGGCTGTGAGATAATAGCGAAGTTTACAATCTATCGATCAAAGCTTTATTTGAAACTCTCCACACATTTAAACACGCACGATTGTGTTTTCATCTTCACACTAACGCTATAATGCTAATATGCAGCATCCACATGCTAAAGGATTGTTTAAAGCTGATGtgctacttttgttttaagGAATAAAACTTTCATCAGAGTACTCGCTGGGGTAGCTTTTTTAAGTAATAAACTCAGCAACTCATCTGATTAAAACAAGCTATTTTGACTCCAGTCTTTCTgatctgacatttttttcatctgacCAGCAAGGACATCACCAGGtgcttgtaaaacaaaacatccatccattttctttacccacttctccattccgggtcacggggagctggtgcctatccccagcagtcactgtgcaagaggcggggacaccctggacaggtcgcaagtccatcgcagggccacatagagacaaatgggacaaacaaccattcacactctcacctagggacaattttagagtcatcaattaacctaacatgcatgtttttggtctgtgggaggaaacccacgtgtgcacagggagaacatgcaaacttcacccagaaaggcctcaggccgggaagcgatcctgcaacctttttgctgggaggcaacagctctaaccactatgccactgtgccagcctaaaacaaaacaaacaaaacaaaaaaaaaaaaccatcaaattTCACAACAATTACAAAACATTGCTATTCTAATAATTTGTGAATTTAGATTAAATGTCTAAAGccagccctgtgatggactggcctgttcagggtgtaccctgctTCTCATCCAATGAGACCTGGAGATACGCACCAGTTCCCTGGGAGCCTGAATGAAGacgcaagtaaagaaaatgcatggCTGGCTAGTACCAGCTAGCCCTACAGTAAATGTCAAATCCAGCATAGGATGAGAATGGAGAAAATCCTACATATTATGGTATATGTTCAATGCTCGAGTCAGACTTGTGAAAATGAGAAGTTTGATCTTAAACctgaatgcaaaaaaatgaggaaacagACAAGTCTCTGTGTAAATCAGAACAACTTCACTATAACAGCATGTTGAAATGTCTCTCCTCTGATGTCAGCTACAAGAAATTGCTACAAGTGTTGCTTCATGAGCTGTTTTGAATTTCTTCATCTTTCCTTCCTTACATCAATCTCAGAAGCCCGGTCGCACGGCTACTTTCCTGCAATCACATTCCCTGATTCAAACCACAAGAAACCGTTATCTATTTCTCTTCTCATTTCCAcacccacctcctcctcctgtcctttcAGTCAGCGGGGAAATGTGTGGCTTCCTTTGAAAGTAAAGTTGAAAATGTCGTCAGCTAGTTTCCTCAATAACTCCTCTAACTTCAATGACTTTGGTCTCAGTTTTACTCTAGTCTCCGTTTCATCAAACGTCATTCTCCAGCTTACAGTCCAACACTGCTGACTCACCCAGTTTCACGACTATTAAGATCATCTCCTCCTGACAAACCGCATTCTGTTCTCCACAAAGCCACGGTTACTCCTCTTCACAAGGTATCAGACTTTTGAGCCATCTGGCATCGAAAACTGCAGACGCCACGTTTTACTTTTTCTCATTTCTATCCAAAAACTCTTGGACATGCAGGCTTACTCGATATCTGTCACAGAACAGCCTGTGGGATCCCAACCACACCGTCCAGGCATAAAACTCTGCCAGCACAACAGTGGAGCTGTAAACACAGCAGGTCTCAGCGAACAAGCTGTATTTCTATCACCTAATTTCAATCACAAACTCAACTTTGCTGAGGCACTGTAGGTGATCAACAAAACAGCATCTGCAACATGTCACATTTACAATCTGCTTGTATCAGATATATTTTGATGCTTTCTGAACATAAAAGTAAactattattactattataGAAGTTGTTCTTTgcaaaaagtgttttacaagAACAAATAAGCATAGTTTTAGGTTGGATCTCTCTTTGTCATGAACTTTGACCTGTTAGAAGGCTGCTGTCTGAGGATCTCGGTGCTCTGGAGAAAATATTCCAGGTCAATAAGTTTGAGACGCATTTAGGGGCAAGGTCATTCCAGCCTATGAATGCGAGCAGCAAGCGTTTAAAGTcaatacaaaatgtaaaagggAGCCAGTGCAGAGATGGCAAGCACGATAGTGATGATTTTGTGCCTTTTAGTCCCAGTAATAAGTCTGACTGCAGCATTTTGAGTCAGCAGGGAGCCTCAACAGATACTCGAGTAAAATGCTTTACGGTGATGAATATAGGCAAAAGACTGCATATTTTTATACCTGAGTGCTGATAAAAATACTTGGAGAATTTCTCCTTAAGTTGTGAAAACTGAGGATGTTTTTACTTAAGCCTCAAAACTGAGGTTCAAATTAATTGTTACTTTTCAATTCCTAGCAGCCTAGGTAAAATTTTTTGACTGACTGTctacaaagaaaaatggaaacatCTGACGACAAACCAGAACATTAACtgactttttattaaatttaaggAAAATCTGAGCTACCCTGgatttcatgtaaaaaatgaCAGGCTGTGTGGTGAGCTAAGGATAgaatctcactgagctgcaactagTTGAAGCTAGCTGGCAGCTcaaaatgactataaaattGGCAAATTTCCAGCTACAGCCTCactgatttttgtttgcaaTCTAGCATTTTGTGCAGCGTGTTGAATCATTGGCGTGGTGTTTACACCATGACATCTGGGGCTGTAGcctttgatgttttctgtcatatgACAACTCCTGTGTGGGGTTCTCATATGACCTTCGTGCTCTAAAATTTAGACTAAATTGAGAAAAGTTCGAGACAGGTTTGAGATATTCTGACAACTCTGTGATTATTTTGAGAGATAAATTTGTCACACAAAGTTTTCGACAAAATTGCAAGCTTCTGtgactcacacacaaaaaaattaagaacCCCTGgaaatgtttcaagacattttagagactccCTCGTGAATGCTGTTTGCTAACTAGTCACCAATAGTCATAGCcaagtgagatactggcttaagaTTCATTGAAGAATAAAAAGGGGCCTAAAGACTGATCCCTGTGGTACACCAGAAAAACATTTGATCCAATGAGGATGTAAGGTTACAACAAGTGACAATAAAAGTTGTgtattaacataaaaaactgaCAACAGAGTCATTCGGTCCAACCCTAAATGAGAGAAAAGAATGCAGTGGTCAACAGTACATCAAAGGCAGGATCCAAAAACGATATCTGAGTTGTCTTCTCTATCATCATACAGCAGTAGGGTCTTAGTAAGTTTAACAAGCATGGTCTCTGCACTATGAAGTTCTCTAAAGCCAACCTGAAAGCTGTTAAAAATGCTGCTGTAAATCgcaaacaacagcaacagtgCAGCAATTACATTCTCTAgaaccttaaattaaaaaaagaccagtCTAAAGACTGGTCTGTAGTTGCTGTAAATATGTGGGGTCTGAACTAGGTTTTGTTTGACAGTGGATGAACAATGGCACATTAAAAACTTTCTGAACAAAGAACCCACAGCTAGAGAATTATTAAAAGTTTCAGATAAAAGGGCTGACAGTGAAAAATACTTCCCTAAACAGTCTAGTGGGAACAATTCTTTAGAGTGCAGTAGCCACTACTGATTAGAAGAAAGTAAAGTTAAGCCTTGTATTTGCACAGGCCAACATGATGTCATCCCAGTGGGTGGCTGATGTGGGATGTACTAAAGACTTTTGTTTAGCACTGCCTGtcaaagataagataagaaccATTCTGTGTCATACTCTGTACATTATCCAACAGGTTCAAGTTTTATGACCCGTGTTGCTGCTTTGTGAGTGTCACAGAAAGAAGTGTCTAACAagcagttttgtgtttagttttgatttttaaccctcctgaagccctcgtaactgaagagaggaggagaagcccTTCTaacttcgggtccatttgacccaaaggccacgggaggTTTAAGTGTTAGCAAGCTGCCATGCCAAACAAAGATGGAAACAGTGATTGCATTTTATCTGCTAGTCATCAGCATGTTATGCTCATTTTAACGTGGTCATGattgtttatttatacaaaaagcGATAACTGACATTGGAGGCCTTTGTGAAACAtacttaaaaaatgaatgagtggtataaagtgtttatttgtggCACAGTACTCACAGGAAAAGATTCTCCATTATGTCATGGTAGTCCTCTCGATTACTGTCGGGCAGGAAACAGGCGGCAAACACTATGATGGCATTCACTCCGTTGCCATAGTAGCctgaaattacaataaaataaaagcataaaacagaaaaataaaagtagtaaGAGCCAACTTGAGTGCACTCTTTTGTTGGTGAAAACTTGATTGCTCCCCTAGTTCCCTCATTTTTTGTTCTATTAATCTGCCAGTCTTGGTTtcttttgtgcttctgtctcctTGTCCCATTTCCTCTCACCACGCCTCAGATTAATGTAATTTCCTTTTATTCATGAGCCCATTCATCAGCAGATTTGGTGTCACTCAGACAGAAGGTCTTTTCTCTCGATGACAGAGCTTCTGATATTGACTTTTCAGAGACAGACATCTCTGTTTGCATGGAGCAGCTGGGTTTTAGTTGAGCCTGCAGCAATGAGCAGAGTGGGAAATGCTTGGCATCAGAACTCCAagataaattttcttaaaatctcaaaaaataaaaatcgtGCTTCTCCAAAGTCAGGATTTGTGGCTTAATATTGACTTATGTGGTTGTTgctaaaatgtttgagtttagcgctaaaggaaaaacaaactaagttAAAAAAGATgccatttaaacatttcttttctttatgttaTATTCTTAACCCACTGTTGTTCCTTGTCTGGAATTATCGACCATTCttaaacttgtcttttttttgtttttactgagttGTTTTGAATTTCAGGAGCCAACTTTTAATAAACAAGCAGGGTTATGTCAACTATTAGTGACCACTTGATCAATGTTCAGTATATACAGCATAATGTTAATCcaatgtacaaaaacatgtaaaaaactAGGCCCAGACAGCTTTGTTAACAACCAGTACTCTCACTGTAGATTGGTATAACATCTAAATGAGGCTTGTCATTTCCAGTGTTTGACATCTTTCTGCCAGCAACAtgaaatttcagctcaactaaagaaaaatctaaagaaatgagTGGTGGTTTAAGACTTCTGCACACCACTTTAGCAAACCAGAGAGAAAGACTTTTGACACAGTGTGAGTTTTGCACTCAAACTacaataaaagagaaaaggtaGCTTAGCAGGATTTGCAGTAGATTT
Above is a genomic segment from Kryptolebias marmoratus isolate JLee-2015 linkage group LG14, ASM164957v2, whole genome shotgun sequence containing:
- the prune2 gene encoding protein prune homolog 2 isoform X1; translation: MNDVLLGMDLASERKMSSEGDDSRPVPPTSLPLQGGSSQRKKLSAPRISLSLDQSEDDLGETPDDLDINVDDLDTPDEGDYFDYTDHEMDWDDPSAANRSETNDTYNTIPTYSAEEERQDGRLWRTVIIGEQEHRINMKIIEPYMKVISHGGYYGNGVNAIIVFAACFLPDSNREDYHDIMENLFLYVISTLELMVAEDYMIVYLNGATPHRRMPGLGWLKKCYQMIDRRLRKNLKSFIILHPSWFIRTILAITKPFISAKFSSKIKYVHSLDELQEIIPMDCVQIPECIIKLDKELKEAAENSKMNSFLQGTDLMATSRTEQVQAGASSS
- the prune2 gene encoding protein prune homolog 2 isoform X2, encoding MDLASERKMSSEGDDSRPVPPTSLPLQGGSSQRKKLSAPRISLSLDQSEDDLGETPDDLDINVDDLDTPDEGDYFDYTDHEMDWDDPSAANRSETNDTYNTIPTYSAEEERQDGRLWRTVIIGEQEHRINMKIIEPYMKVISHGGYYGNGVNAIIVFAACFLPDSNREDYHDIMENLFLYVISTLELMVAEDYMIVYLNGATPHRRMPGLGWLKKCYQMIDRRLRKNLKSFIILHPSWFIRTILAITKPFISAKFSSKIKYVHSLDELQEIIPMDCVQIPECIIKLDKELKEAAENSKMNSFLQGTDLMATSRTEQVQAGASSS